The genomic interval TTGTTTAAACACTTCTGTATGAATGAATATGTGGACtatattagtaatttttattatggttaaatatatttttaatttatttaaatatattaattttatttttagtctttctaaaagttttatttgaagtttaattcttttaaattttttattataaattttgatcaatgcttttttaaatttacattgTATGTTTTTATTGGCTTTTTTTATGATATGTCATTATTaagaatttcaaatattattaatttatttaattaatatttaattcaacaatttaataattatattttaaataaataaattatttaaaaatttaaaattaaatacttaaattattaaattaattatattttaaagtctTATCAATTATGTGTTATCAAAAAAGTCACTTGAAACATATAACAtgactttttataaaaaatgacagaaaattaaaaaaaaatcaaaattttaaagaaattttaaaaataaaattgatatatttataagtaaaaatatatttaactcttttttattaatagttttaaaaataaagttgcTGAATACATATGATATCACGATCATGTGAAAATCatcacattaaatatttttatttttaaaaataatcaaattttaataattaatataaatttatatcaaatcaaatattattgaatttaacTTATAAGTTAATTTCACCTAAATTGTACTGTTCAGTGGCAAATTCCAGCAATAACAATGAGCACAATTATGTTGGAGATCAAGCCAATACGAGTCATCAGATGCTGCTCCTATTTGATAGCCTTtgcataaaataaaacaggaCACATTTTGTTACTTTTGTAACAGCATACATTacaaaatgtttatttataaataaatgaaatagaattgttattttttcaaattatttttctaaattataaGTGTATTttctatatcataaataaaaaaatagaattaatatttaaaagaaatgtgtaaaataataattgaataatataattaaaaaagtaactaaaattgtaataaaattttataataaaatttatttaaaataattttattttattcaaatgatatttattataaaacggATTAGTAAATTGAAGTAATTGTatgaagaaaatatgaaaataaaatgatgatGTAACCTGAGCCCTAAGATATGGTTTATGTGCCCACCAAGAAAGTGAGTGTGACATCTATCATGGATCCTAAGATAACCATGTTGGTAACACTTTATATCTTTCATGTGGGCCTATAAAGCGACCTGATGGCTAGTGCTTTCAGTGGGAAGTGTattgaataataattaaaaaaaaaaaaaacaaacaaaaaaaacaaaatcttttGATTAAGtgtttcaatattattttgattgaatTACTTATTAGTCTTCTAAAATTGTAGGGTCGAGCATGTATAtcgtttaaatttttaaataatttgtttatgcatatttataacattatagcaatcttctccacaaatatttcaatttttttaataaataattaattaaatacgatttttttgtttaattcatCTTTTGTTATAAAAGTCTAAAATTAATAGGGGAGATTcttataatattgtaaaattgttgtaaaaaatcaattcaaattttgattaatacacatgaattaacttaaaaatagaGACCAAAATTgttaatagaaaatatttgaaggactattgtttgaagaaaaattataaatggactaaaagtaaaatatagtATATTGATAGgaatcaaaaatttatttaacctaaattaaaaaatagataaataacaCCCTTGAATTGAATGGCACCAGACAAAATAATCTATCTATTAATTTGCTTCATTGATGAAAATAACGTGGACGTTAATTGTTTACATGACGAGATATGTTGTTAATTAACTAATTGCCATGTCAAACAGATGCTAAGTTGTCTAATTTGCTAAATACATCAGACAATGGCTAAATTATCCGATTTTGTAAACcaatttgaaacttttttttttcatagagTCAGCGCCAGCATTAGCAAGCAATCTCCTCCCACTCCACTCAGCATGTCAAAAAAATGCAGTTCTGATTTATGATGGAATCTTTCATCATTGagcatttaattttatattaagacTCTTATTTGACGGCCGTCCCAATATTCGGGCTCTAGAAATCTAAATCCTAACCATTACAGTATCGTTCCTGTCAACTATGACTAAGATCATATGTACAATTATCagaaagaaaatttaaatacCGAGCTGTAAATGTTGGAAGTGGCATCTGTACAAGAACAGTGTTAGCATTGATGCTTGAGTTGAATTCAGCTCGCACTTTAATGGTCACTTCAGCCTATTAAAGTATAGCAGATTGTCAGAATAACTAAAAACGAGATTTAGAGAATTAGAGGGAGAACAAAACCACCTTGAGTGATCCTGTTTCTTCAATCAATGCGTTAATACGAAAGGGTGGCTTAAATGGTTGAGTTATACGATAATTCATGATAGGAAATTCACCATCTGGTGGAACCTATCAAACAATTGACAGTAATTATTCAAGGGTCTCAAAAGTATAATATGCAACTGTATTACTCTATGTAGCTAAGCTTATGTAATATGCACTTACCAAAGACAAAGTTCGGTCAACATCAAAACTATCAAGGTGTACAGACTCATGGAAGTTACAATCATCTAAAATCTCGTTTATTtcgtatattataattattttaaaatttttaggaGTGAGAATTTATctaatgtataataattatatttcataaatGTCAATTTGTCTCATATacgatatttattttgaaattttatcatGTTAATAGCCTCATATatgacaattttgtttttttaatttattcgtGAAGTTGGTTGGTGCAAGTAGGAGTGTTCACAAATTGGGGAAGATTGATTTTGGtcaaatttgatatataaactgatcaattttttttggttgggtTGAGTTCTCAGCCcgatatttttacattaaaccCAAATCAAATCAACCTGATTAAGATCAGGTTGGGTTGAATTAATGGAtcataactaaaaaatatttttttattctcaaaaaacttaattaaatttaaatactagAATGTCTCAAAAATCGCAAAATTATATCTCAACATAtcattcaatatttaaaatacattcaCGAACACAATAAAACActtaaatcatttaaattaacaataaatccTCAAATATAACTCAATAACTACATTATAATTatacatcaataataaataaatgtaatgtCATGTCACGTCAATGAATTGGATATCTGGATTCAAAATATCAGCAGCTCTCATCCATCTTCTTCTTATGTTCCATATCTTCGTCAACCTTTTATGTTATTGCTTTGTTTTAtgcatattttacatatttattatttcttcgTCTTTATCTCTTcacttttattattgatatttgtttttgtaGATTCTCAATTGTTTCTTTCCATAATTTGATGACCTTGTTAAGTACTTGGACTTGAAGTTAACATTACTTAGAATTGATgaatttacatattttattgatttattgtagttgaatttatttatgtatttgaagattgttgaatttcatttttgtgtgtgataagttgttgtttttttaaagaattgaatgatgtgatttaaattttatagtttttgagacattcgagtattaaatataatttcattcgttaaattttccaataaaataaaaaacaggttattatttatgtataacccGTAAACCAAATCCAACTCGTTCTTGACCGAGTCGGTTTGGTTTGGGTTAAATGAAAAAAGCACGAGTTTAGAACTTAACCTAACCTAAAGATAATCGATCGGATCGGTATCGGATTTTGTCAAAACCGGCCCAACTCAACCCACATATACCCCTAATTTCAAGGTACAAAATTTGTGGTAGTAGAAATTATTTACCGAAAATTTTGCCAACAAAATTTCTGATGCATTATTTATATACCGGAAATTTTGTGTCTTAAAATTTCTGgtaaataattttactttaccAGAATTTTGTGACTTGAAATTTTCGGTAATTCATTTTAATCtacatgaaattttaaattttgaaattttcgatacatattattattattacttttttttatgtgtgttttaatttttttttttttagaagtaggGATAAAAAAATACCATTATGTATAGTCAAATTTCCTATTGAAACTcctaaaatttttaaaaatgaaattttcggtattGAAAAATAATGACCGTTAAACATTATCGAGTTTGACATCTTACACAATCTAATAGGAGATATGTTCAATCTAAGTTTAAAGGGACAACCGCACATTTTAGTTGAAGTTCTtgagttatatttatttgacttatattttccACCTCTATcgcaacaacaaattaattttgacttctTCCATCTCTTTTCGATCTATGTGTCACAGCGAATAATAATAACAGTTACTCGATTTTATCGGTCAACCTCTTTTGGCCATGATACGACAacttctcgtgactcaaaaatttgataattgTGAATGTTTTAGTCAAATCTATacataattgtattttttttttcaccctttaaaaaaaagtaaaaaatccaaaataacaaataaaaaaaatctaaaaaaaataataataatacgtaccgtaaatttcaaaatttgaaattttgatacAGTAAAATTACCTATCGGAAATTTCAAGTCACAAAATTTTCGGTGGTATAAATAATGTAATGGAAATTTTGTTGGCAAAATTTTTCGGTAAATAATTTCTACTAGCGAAAATTTTGTgactttaaaattttagtaattataaAGTTTGTACCGgatatttaggagaaaaatattACTTACTGGAATTTTTGATGAAGGGGTGAGATTTTGgagtaattattttttgtcattaatttattgaaaattaaaaggatatatttgaatttttaatattttggagatataAGTTAAATTGAGGGTACAAAATCCAACTTCCATCAATGGTTGAGGATTGTCTTTAGGCTTCGTTGAGGATTGTCATAGATGTGGTGTTGTGGAGAGAGATTAAAGGTGAGAGAGTGTAGGAAAGGGAGGCTGAAATTGAGATAGGAAGATCGTATACATGTGATCCACCATAAGATATGTGAAACCTCTTAATTCAATGTTACATAAAACTTCTCTTTTTTACGAAAAATGTTATATAAAACTTGTCTCCTAATATATATTTCACTTGTCACTTGTGCACTAAAATAATTTGCAGTAAGTATTGAGgttaaataactaaattaaaactattctctcaaataaaagtaaaagcaaataaacaattattttattgtattatttatataaaaagtcTAAATATTACTTTGGTCCTTTGTTATAAGTATTATTGATAATTTCATACATGTTACTTTATTTGTTATGATTGGTTTAAATGTAGTCACATTAAAAAGATTTTACATTATACTGCATATTgataatatacataatatttattaaaattaattatgtaaaatgaATGTTATTCATTTGATGGAATAATAATATAGATAATTGAAAGAGAGTATGTTGACACTCACTTTTTCATTAAGTATAAGACAAATATATTGTtgttctaatattttttttatggagtTCAAATAtaagatgttaaatttttatacaATAATCTAAATatctctctgttttttttttttctgcggGAAACAAAAATTATCCTATACacttatattaatttttctatcccattttttaataaaaattcaatttaatctttttaaaaaaaaaaatcaaactttatgTTTTGTGTtctgaaaaacttaaaaaatgttttccAAAATACaaagtttgagtttttagaTAAATTTGTGTTGTGAAAATAGGGTGAAGTTACAAATTATTTGCAAGTATGGAGCTTGTGCCAAGCACAAATAATGaactaattattataaaattaatttcatatttcttgtattttttccatatatttaaataagtttttaattaatatattaatggtgtaaaaaaatcttaataaataaattcaatttactTTTATCAAAACTATAGATAAACTCCTACCATGATTGATTTAAATGTAGTGACATTAAAGGGATTTCaccatatttaataaaatatacaatatttattaaaataaattatataaaatgagtgCTATTCATTTGACAGAATAATAATATAGATAAttgaacaatatatatatattttttttgaaacaaacgaacccattattatctctcaaacaaatatggaacgactacagAGTggttgactaattgaatgactaccgaatatggaacaactaccaaatatggaacgactaccgaatCTGGAAtaactactgagtgattgcctaattgatataatttaaaataggaaatattattattaatataataataaaaaataatattaataaataattaaatatatataggtcggtctgtcaggtctaataagtttttttataagtctgagtttgacctatttaaataaatagactttaaaaatagtctgagcatagtctttttattaaataggtcagaccataagtagACCAGACCATAAACCCTTAACGGACGACCTAACATATTCTCATCCTTAGTTATAATAGATGATTTTGAATCTATTATTGAATCATcaatgatttaaaataaaaataaaaattcttacGAGATGTTGCTATTGCAAAGGaaaactttaattatttaactttgTATTTCTATTGGTTTGTCCcattaaaattaacattaattcgtataagtttttttttttttgacaaaatatccATTCttataagttaattattaaacaataatagcataaatattaaagttttattatttgttgACTGAAATCATTTTAAAGTTAGTTATATTAATGtgaattttattaatcttttaaataataacacacaatttattgattttcttaaatttatatattgcaACGATTGTTCCTTTTTCGTTAGAAACAACGCTTACTATCGAAATCTAACACTTCGTATTggtgttaaaaaatattgataatgaATCAATTATATGTTTCTCATTTCTTAATAGTCTACACTATTTCAAGATTGTACTACAACGAATGAAAAATAACCACACAatctttttttagtaaaaaaaaaaatttctttaagtTTTTCAGTACATAATTTCTTCttcgaaatttttttaaaagtttttcagTACAAATATATTTACCGAAAAACTTATTTTCAAGATTTCTAGTAccgaaaaaattatttgaagttTTCCGAAActagtgaatttttttttttcaatattttcagAACACAACTCATTACCagaatacttttttttatactgATGAACACACCTTTTTAACGGTACATTTTCAACCTTTGGAAACTTTTTTAAAGGTTTCTTACACACatcattttaatcattcttaccggaaatcttttttaaagttgtccgatacaaattttttatctacattttcaaacttttataccataaatttttttaaagatttttggTACATACCTTTTCATTCTTTTGTGacggaaaactttaaaaaatttccaATTTCCCTTGTGTATCAGAAACTGAAAACTTGAATTGTTTAGTTCAGAAAtctttaaatgataaaaaaaataaaaattgaatgaataaaatagtaaaaaagtttaaagatatttaacatttttaaaacattgtgAAGTATTGGTAAAATTGGGGGATACCCCATAAAATTTCCTTTAACACGGCATATCACCAAAACTTTGAGTTGGCATATTAGCCAAGGTCCATTGAACTTACAACCGGCGCTAACCACGACATTGAAAATTGAGGTTTGTTTAGTTACATACATTTTTTGACCAGGCTacttattttgaattttctctGGATTATAAAAAAGATCCTTGTTACGCAGCGGGCCTTGTTATATACAATGCGGACTTAAAGAATAGTctgtttatattttgatttaatcaGACTCAATTCGCGAGCCTAATATGTAAATGGACACAAAGTCTACATTTCCATTTCTAGAAAATGATGAGttgttattttaacaaattcatACTTTATATAATGTACTTATGTAATGTTAAAATTTACACTTTCCGAATCAACTCATTTATCAAGTTAGCTATTTCTAGTGTTTGAATATTGTAAATTTTTAGATaccaaatttgaattttaatcacaaaaataCTAACAACCATATCCATCCAAATAATAGCATTCAGactttatatattctttaaa from Cicer arietinum cultivar CDC Frontier isolate Library 1 chromosome 5, Cicar.CDCFrontier_v2.0, whole genome shotgun sequence carries:
- the LOC101494488 gene encoding AP-4 complex subunit mu-like — protein: MNYRITQPFKPPFRINALIEETGSLKAEVTIKVRAEFNSSINANTVLVQMPLPTFTARYLNFLSDNCTYDLSHS